The Ascaphus truei isolate aAscTru1 chromosome 11, aAscTru1.hap1, whole genome shotgun sequence genome includes a window with the following:
- the LOC142463565 gene encoding uncharacterized protein LOC142463565 isoform X1 — MACQEVLLLLLLHRTCAVLELSAPSTQRARIGSDVLLTCTFSVDKLPVDPNFLATFWYFQDREILRYDNKGTSHRRGLSLNEQAARDGDVSLSVSNVNIADGGIYRCLVIYSPERKEKAVTLHVLAPPMITITDNVITKNTESTLRCKATAFYPVEIDITWLRDGQVIKGSIMGKPQENSDGTYRVDSTVIITPTEDHMNLTFSCRVLHASMQDPLQENFTLAYGVPTGNKVAVVTLASCTTAVLLLAGAVIGAILWIRKHRKKADLQKFMVNDIKGPEKLMEGEEVTLYCTASHCTGEVRVRWLEKRAGTKSEIPQPQSGHTEEAEELLGRSYVVTLNKEGSQDHTTSLRFIPCVEKHNDMTFICRFVGGGKTREKRFQCKTIYAKPQMLEPVKPTLCVSGELLYSLILGKFYPKDIQISWTRGVGNAQENISSKEQFEENPDLTFTVCSEIRIPEKLFTDPSFKVCFTWKHGSMDHPGNKEVSIRDSEFPWTPIVEEIQKPPLLHETPVTLQCNISAYFPDALTVTWLRRDGTQGVLEELNADRVTIPDITSHKDADNSYSCTARLTVTPTLATDQGGEYICRVEHPSLEQPIERSTGKLSIVAKPENMKPIQVKLTYSARVQFFLNLQRFYPKDIQISWGYGQKQLQSNVKSTETLKEHSDLTSDVTSMCSILGDPFRDPAFKVYVTWEHVSMDVPESRELSVRDFPWHPQVEEIITPRLKAKKQATLTCKISNYFPDSLIVQWYKQEQGDQLVTALPTANYKVPAKRSRKQADHTWAREACVTFTPSLSTDQGAAFICRVKHPSLEQPAERRTGPLIIQPIVVPGAPPLLQARLSIEPRGNSATPLRDAR; from the exons ATGGCGTGTCAGGAAGTACTGCTACTTCTATTGCTGCACCGGACAT GTGCAGTGCTGGAGCTGTCGGCCCCTTCCACTCAGCGTGCACGGATTGGATCTGATGTTCTTCTCACCTGCACCTTCTCTGTGGATAAGCTTCCGGTGGACCCTAATTTCCTCGCCACATTCTGGTACTTCCAGGACAGGGAGATCCTGAGATATGATAATAAAGGGACGAGCCACCGTCGGGGGTTGTCATTAAATGAACAAGCGGCGAGAGACGGTGACGTTTCTCTGTCTGTGTCTAACGTGAACATCGCAGATGGAGGAATTTATAGGTGTTTGGTGATATATAGCCCGGAAAGAAAAGAAAAGGCCGTCACATTACATGTTCTTG CTCCTCCAATGATCACAATAACTGATAATGTTATCACTAAGAACACGGAGAGTACACTGCGCTGTAAAGCCACTGCTTTCTACCCTGTTGAGATTGACATTACTTGGCTTCGAGATGGACAGGTCATTAAAGGTTCCATAATGGGCAAACCACAGGAAAATTCAGATGGCACATACAGAGTGGACAGCACTGTGATCATAACACCCACGGAGGATCACATGAATCTGACCTTCTCCTGCAGAGTTCTACATGCATCCATGCAAGACCCTCTTCAGGAAAATTTCACGCTGGCATATGGAG TTCCTACTGGTAACAAGGTTGCTGTGGTCACTCTGGCATCTTGTACCACTGCGGTTTTGTTGTTAGCCGGAGCTGTGATTGGCGCCATATTGTGGATCCGAAAACACAGGAAAAAAG CAGATCTGCAGAAGTTCATGGTGAATGACATTAAGGGGCCTGAGAAGCTGATGGAAGGAGAAGAGGTCACTCTGTATTGTACGGCTTCTCactgcacaggggaggtgcgggtgAGGTGGTTGGAGAAGAGAGCAGGAACAAAGAGTGAGATCCCACAGCCTCAGTCAGGACATACAGAAGAAGCAGAGGAACTGCTGGGCCGCTCATATGTGGTGACCTTAAACAAAGAGGGAAGTCAAGACCACACGACCTCTCTGAGGTTCATACCCTGCGTAGAAAAACACAACGACATGACATTTATCTGTAGATTTGTCGGTGGTGGGAAAACCAGGGAGAAGAGATTTCAATGTAAAACTATTTATG CAAAACCCCAAATGTTGGAGCCGGTAAAACCAACTCTTTGTGTCTCAGGAGAGCTTCTGTACTCTCTAATCCTGGGGAAGTTTTATCCCAAAGATATCCAAATCAGCTGGACCCGCGGAGTAGGAAACGCCCAAGAAAACATATCATCCAAAGAACAATTTGAAGAAAATCCTGATCTAACATTTACTGTTTGTAGTGAAATCAGAATCCCTGAGAAGCTATTTACAGATCCTTCATTTAAAGTGTGTTTCACTTGGAAACATGGATCCATGGATCACCCTGGTAACAAAGAAGTGTCTATAAGAGATTCAG AATTCCCTTGGACCCCAATTGTGGAGGAAATACAAAAACCGCCACTGCTCCATGAAACCCCTGTTACCCTGCAGTGTAACATCTCAGCGTATTTCCCTGACGCTCTGACTGTGACGTGGTTAAGAAGAGATGGAACCCAGGGTGTATTGGAAGAGCTCAATGCTGACAGGGTTACTATTCCAGATATAACGTCTCACAAAGATGCTGATAACTCTTACAGCTGTACAGCCAGGCTGACTGTGACCCCAACACTAGCAACCGATCAGGGAGGGGAATATATCTGCAGGGTGGAACATCCCAGTCTGGAGCAGCCAATAGAGAGAAGCACAGGGAAGCTCAGTATTGTGG CAAAACCCGAGAACATGAAGCCCATACAAGTCAAACTTACTTATTCTGCCCGAGTTCAATTCTTCCTAAACCTGCAGAGGTTTTATCCCAAAGATATACAGATCAGCTGGGGATATGGACAGAAACAATTACAATCTAATGTGAAATCTACAGAAACGTTAAAAGAGCATTCTGACCTAACGTCTGATGTTACCAGTATGTGTAGCATTTTGGGGGATCCCTTCCGTGATCCAGCATTTAAAGTGTATGTGACTTGGGAACATGTGTCTATGGATGTCCCTGAATCTCGGGAGCTGTCAGTAAGAG ATTTTCCCTGGCACCCCCAAGTAGAAGAAATAATTACACCCAGACTGAAAGCTAAGAAACAAGCCACACTGACGTGTAAGATCTCCAATTATTTCCCTGATTCCCTGATCGTGCAATGGTATAAACAAGAACAAGGAGACCAGCTGGTAACCGCACTGCCTACTGCAAACTATAAGGTCCCAGCTAAGAGATCACGGAAGCAGGCTGACCATACATGGGCCCGTGAAGCATGTGTGACCTTCACCCCATCACTAAGCACCGACCAAGGAGCAGCATTCATCTGCAGAGTGAAACATCCCAGTCTGGAGCAACCAGCAGAAAGAAGAACGGGACCATTAATAATACA GCCAATCGTGGTACCTGGTGCACCTCCTCTTTTACAAGCGCGACTTAGCATTGAGCCGCGCGGTAATAGTGCGACTCCATTGCGGGACGCACGATGA
- the LOC142463565 gene encoding uncharacterized protein LOC142463565 isoform X2 has translation MACQEVLLLLLLHRTCAVLELSAPSTQRARIGSDVLLTCTFSVDKLPVDPNFLATFWYFQDREILRYDNKGTSHRRGLSLNEQAARDGDVSLSVSNVNIADGGIYRCLVIYSPERKEKAVTLHVLAPPMITITDNVITKNTESTLRCKATAFYPVEIDITWLRDGQVIKGSIMGKPQENSDGTYRVDSTVIITPTEDHMNLTFSCRVLHASMQDPLQENFTLAYGVPTGNKVAVVTLASCTTAVLLLAGAVIGAILWIRKHRKKDLQKFMVNDIKGPEKLMEGEEVTLYCTASHCTGEVRVRWLEKRAGTKSEIPQPQSGHTEEAEELLGRSYVVTLNKEGSQDHTTSLRFIPCVEKHNDMTFICRFVGGGKTREKRFQCKTIYAKPQMLEPVKPTLCVSGELLYSLILGKFYPKDIQISWTRGVGNAQENISSKEQFEENPDLTFTVCSEIRIPEKLFTDPSFKVCFTWKHGSMDHPGNKEVSIRDSEFPWTPIVEEIQKPPLLHETPVTLQCNISAYFPDALTVTWLRRDGTQGVLEELNADRVTIPDITSHKDADNSYSCTARLTVTPTLATDQGGEYICRVEHPSLEQPIERSTGKLSIVAKPENMKPIQVKLTYSARVQFFLNLQRFYPKDIQISWGYGQKQLQSNVKSTETLKEHSDLTSDVTSMCSILGDPFRDPAFKVYVTWEHVSMDVPESRELSVRDFPWHPQVEEIITPRLKAKKQATLTCKISNYFPDSLIVQWYKQEQGDQLVTALPTANYKVPAKRSRKQADHTWAREACVTFTPSLSTDQGAAFICRVKHPSLEQPAERRTGPLIIQPIVVPGAPPLLQARLSIEPRGNSATPLRDAR, from the exons ATGGCGTGTCAGGAAGTACTGCTACTTCTATTGCTGCACCGGACAT GTGCAGTGCTGGAGCTGTCGGCCCCTTCCACTCAGCGTGCACGGATTGGATCTGATGTTCTTCTCACCTGCACCTTCTCTGTGGATAAGCTTCCGGTGGACCCTAATTTCCTCGCCACATTCTGGTACTTCCAGGACAGGGAGATCCTGAGATATGATAATAAAGGGACGAGCCACCGTCGGGGGTTGTCATTAAATGAACAAGCGGCGAGAGACGGTGACGTTTCTCTGTCTGTGTCTAACGTGAACATCGCAGATGGAGGAATTTATAGGTGTTTGGTGATATATAGCCCGGAAAGAAAAGAAAAGGCCGTCACATTACATGTTCTTG CTCCTCCAATGATCACAATAACTGATAATGTTATCACTAAGAACACGGAGAGTACACTGCGCTGTAAAGCCACTGCTTTCTACCCTGTTGAGATTGACATTACTTGGCTTCGAGATGGACAGGTCATTAAAGGTTCCATAATGGGCAAACCACAGGAAAATTCAGATGGCACATACAGAGTGGACAGCACTGTGATCATAACACCCACGGAGGATCACATGAATCTGACCTTCTCCTGCAGAGTTCTACATGCATCCATGCAAGACCCTCTTCAGGAAAATTTCACGCTGGCATATGGAG TTCCTACTGGTAACAAGGTTGCTGTGGTCACTCTGGCATCTTGTACCACTGCGGTTTTGTTGTTAGCCGGAGCTGTGATTGGCGCCATATTGTGGATCCGAAAACACAGGAAAAAAG ATCTGCAGAAGTTCATGGTGAATGACATTAAGGGGCCTGAGAAGCTGATGGAAGGAGAAGAGGTCACTCTGTATTGTACGGCTTCTCactgcacaggggaggtgcgggtgAGGTGGTTGGAGAAGAGAGCAGGAACAAAGAGTGAGATCCCACAGCCTCAGTCAGGACATACAGAAGAAGCAGAGGAACTGCTGGGCCGCTCATATGTGGTGACCTTAAACAAAGAGGGAAGTCAAGACCACACGACCTCTCTGAGGTTCATACCCTGCGTAGAAAAACACAACGACATGACATTTATCTGTAGATTTGTCGGTGGTGGGAAAACCAGGGAGAAGAGATTTCAATGTAAAACTATTTATG CAAAACCCCAAATGTTGGAGCCGGTAAAACCAACTCTTTGTGTCTCAGGAGAGCTTCTGTACTCTCTAATCCTGGGGAAGTTTTATCCCAAAGATATCCAAATCAGCTGGACCCGCGGAGTAGGAAACGCCCAAGAAAACATATCATCCAAAGAACAATTTGAAGAAAATCCTGATCTAACATTTACTGTTTGTAGTGAAATCAGAATCCCTGAGAAGCTATTTACAGATCCTTCATTTAAAGTGTGTTTCACTTGGAAACATGGATCCATGGATCACCCTGGTAACAAAGAAGTGTCTATAAGAGATTCAG AATTCCCTTGGACCCCAATTGTGGAGGAAATACAAAAACCGCCACTGCTCCATGAAACCCCTGTTACCCTGCAGTGTAACATCTCAGCGTATTTCCCTGACGCTCTGACTGTGACGTGGTTAAGAAGAGATGGAACCCAGGGTGTATTGGAAGAGCTCAATGCTGACAGGGTTACTATTCCAGATATAACGTCTCACAAAGATGCTGATAACTCTTACAGCTGTACAGCCAGGCTGACTGTGACCCCAACACTAGCAACCGATCAGGGAGGGGAATATATCTGCAGGGTGGAACATCCCAGTCTGGAGCAGCCAATAGAGAGAAGCACAGGGAAGCTCAGTATTGTGG CAAAACCCGAGAACATGAAGCCCATACAAGTCAAACTTACTTATTCTGCCCGAGTTCAATTCTTCCTAAACCTGCAGAGGTTTTATCCCAAAGATATACAGATCAGCTGGGGATATGGACAGAAACAATTACAATCTAATGTGAAATCTACAGAAACGTTAAAAGAGCATTCTGACCTAACGTCTGATGTTACCAGTATGTGTAGCATTTTGGGGGATCCCTTCCGTGATCCAGCATTTAAAGTGTATGTGACTTGGGAACATGTGTCTATGGATGTCCCTGAATCTCGGGAGCTGTCAGTAAGAG ATTTTCCCTGGCACCCCCAAGTAGAAGAAATAATTACACCCAGACTGAAAGCTAAGAAACAAGCCACACTGACGTGTAAGATCTCCAATTATTTCCCTGATTCCCTGATCGTGCAATGGTATAAACAAGAACAAGGAGACCAGCTGGTAACCGCACTGCCTACTGCAAACTATAAGGTCCCAGCTAAGAGATCACGGAAGCAGGCTGACCATACATGGGCCCGTGAAGCATGTGTGACCTTCACCCCATCACTAAGCACCGACCAAGGAGCAGCATTCATCTGCAGAGTGAAACATCCCAGTCTGGAGCAACCAGCAGAAAGAAGAACGGGACCATTAATAATACA GCCAATCGTGGTACCTGGTGCACCTCCTCTTTTACAAGCGCGACTTAGCATTGAGCCGCGCGGTAATAGTGCGACTCCATTGCGGGACGCACGATGA
- the LOC142463565 gene encoding uncharacterized protein LOC142463565 isoform X3 produces the protein MACQEVLLLLLLHRTCAVLELSAPSTQRARIGSDVLLTCTFSVDKLPVDPNFLATFWYFQDREILRYDNKGTSHRRGLSLNEQAARDGDVSLSVSNVNIADGGIYRCLVIYSPERKEKAVTLHVLAPPMITITDNVITKNTESTLRCKATAFYPVEIDITWLRDGQVIKGSIMGKPQENSDGTYRVDSTVIITPTEDHMNLTFSCRVLHASMQDPLQENFTLAYGVPTGNKVAVVTLASCTTAVLLLAGAVIGAILWIRKHRKKADLQKFMVNDIKGPEKLMEGEEVTLYCTASHCTGEVRVRWLEKRAGTKSEIPQPQSGHTEEAEELLGRSYVVTLNKEGSQDHTTSLRFIPCVEKHNDMTFICRFVGGGKTREKRFQCKTIYAKPQMLEPVKPTLCVSGELLYSLILGKFYPKDIQISWTRGVGNAQENISSKEQFEENPDLTFTVCSEIRIPEKLFTDPSFKVCFTWKHGSMDHPGNKEVSIRDSEFPWTPIVEEIQKPPLLHETPVTLQCNISAYFPDALTVTWLRRDGTQGVLEELNADRVTIPDITSHKDADNSYSCTARLTVTPTLATDQGGEYICRVEHPSLEQPIERSTGKLSIVAKPENMKPIQVKLTYSARVQFFLNLQRFYPKDIQISWGYGQKQLQSNVKSTETLKEHSDLTSDVTSMCSILGDPFRDPAFKVYVTWEHVSMDVPESRELSVRDFPWHPQVEEIITPRLKAKKQATLTCKISNYFPDSLIVQWYKQEQGDQLVTALPTANYKVPAKRSRKQADHTWAREACVTFTPSLSTDQGAAFICRVKHPSLEQPAERRTGPLIIQ, from the exons ATGGCGTGTCAGGAAGTACTGCTACTTCTATTGCTGCACCGGACAT GTGCAGTGCTGGAGCTGTCGGCCCCTTCCACTCAGCGTGCACGGATTGGATCTGATGTTCTTCTCACCTGCACCTTCTCTGTGGATAAGCTTCCGGTGGACCCTAATTTCCTCGCCACATTCTGGTACTTCCAGGACAGGGAGATCCTGAGATATGATAATAAAGGGACGAGCCACCGTCGGGGGTTGTCATTAAATGAACAAGCGGCGAGAGACGGTGACGTTTCTCTGTCTGTGTCTAACGTGAACATCGCAGATGGAGGAATTTATAGGTGTTTGGTGATATATAGCCCGGAAAGAAAAGAAAAGGCCGTCACATTACATGTTCTTG CTCCTCCAATGATCACAATAACTGATAATGTTATCACTAAGAACACGGAGAGTACACTGCGCTGTAAAGCCACTGCTTTCTACCCTGTTGAGATTGACATTACTTGGCTTCGAGATGGACAGGTCATTAAAGGTTCCATAATGGGCAAACCACAGGAAAATTCAGATGGCACATACAGAGTGGACAGCACTGTGATCATAACACCCACGGAGGATCACATGAATCTGACCTTCTCCTGCAGAGTTCTACATGCATCCATGCAAGACCCTCTTCAGGAAAATTTCACGCTGGCATATGGAG TTCCTACTGGTAACAAGGTTGCTGTGGTCACTCTGGCATCTTGTACCACTGCGGTTTTGTTGTTAGCCGGAGCTGTGATTGGCGCCATATTGTGGATCCGAAAACACAGGAAAAAAG CAGATCTGCAGAAGTTCATGGTGAATGACATTAAGGGGCCTGAGAAGCTGATGGAAGGAGAAGAGGTCACTCTGTATTGTACGGCTTCTCactgcacaggggaggtgcgggtgAGGTGGTTGGAGAAGAGAGCAGGAACAAAGAGTGAGATCCCACAGCCTCAGTCAGGACATACAGAAGAAGCAGAGGAACTGCTGGGCCGCTCATATGTGGTGACCTTAAACAAAGAGGGAAGTCAAGACCACACGACCTCTCTGAGGTTCATACCCTGCGTAGAAAAACACAACGACATGACATTTATCTGTAGATTTGTCGGTGGTGGGAAAACCAGGGAGAAGAGATTTCAATGTAAAACTATTTATG CAAAACCCCAAATGTTGGAGCCGGTAAAACCAACTCTTTGTGTCTCAGGAGAGCTTCTGTACTCTCTAATCCTGGGGAAGTTTTATCCCAAAGATATCCAAATCAGCTGGACCCGCGGAGTAGGAAACGCCCAAGAAAACATATCATCCAAAGAACAATTTGAAGAAAATCCTGATCTAACATTTACTGTTTGTAGTGAAATCAGAATCCCTGAGAAGCTATTTACAGATCCTTCATTTAAAGTGTGTTTCACTTGGAAACATGGATCCATGGATCACCCTGGTAACAAAGAAGTGTCTATAAGAGATTCAG AATTCCCTTGGACCCCAATTGTGGAGGAAATACAAAAACCGCCACTGCTCCATGAAACCCCTGTTACCCTGCAGTGTAACATCTCAGCGTATTTCCCTGACGCTCTGACTGTGACGTGGTTAAGAAGAGATGGAACCCAGGGTGTATTGGAAGAGCTCAATGCTGACAGGGTTACTATTCCAGATATAACGTCTCACAAAGATGCTGATAACTCTTACAGCTGTACAGCCAGGCTGACTGTGACCCCAACACTAGCAACCGATCAGGGAGGGGAATATATCTGCAGGGTGGAACATCCCAGTCTGGAGCAGCCAATAGAGAGAAGCACAGGGAAGCTCAGTATTGTGG CAAAACCCGAGAACATGAAGCCCATACAAGTCAAACTTACTTATTCTGCCCGAGTTCAATTCTTCCTAAACCTGCAGAGGTTTTATCCCAAAGATATACAGATCAGCTGGGGATATGGACAGAAACAATTACAATCTAATGTGAAATCTACAGAAACGTTAAAAGAGCATTCTGACCTAACGTCTGATGTTACCAGTATGTGTAGCATTTTGGGGGATCCCTTCCGTGATCCAGCATTTAAAGTGTATGTGACTTGGGAACATGTGTCTATGGATGTCCCTGAATCTCGGGAGCTGTCAGTAAGAG ATTTTCCCTGGCACCCCCAAGTAGAAGAAATAATTACACCCAGACTGAAAGCTAAGAAACAAGCCACACTGACGTGTAAGATCTCCAATTATTTCCCTGATTCCCTGATCGTGCAATGGTATAAACAAGAACAAGGAGACCAGCTGGTAACCGCACTGCCTACTGCAAACTATAAGGTCCCAGCTAAGAGATCACGGAAGCAGGCTGACCATACATGGGCCCGTGAAGCATGTGTGACCTTCACCCCATCACTAAGCACCGACCAAGGAGCAGCATTCATCTGCAGAGTGAAACATCCCAGTCTGGAGCAACCAGCAGAAAGAAGAACGGGACCATTAATAATACAGTAG